From Polaribacter butkevichii, a single genomic window includes:
- the glyA gene encoding serine hydroxymethyltransferase, which yields MQLDNQIFDLIQEEKERQLNGLELIASENFVSDDVMRAQGSILTNKYAEGYPGKRYYGGCEVVDVIEQIAIDRAKELFGAEYVNVQPHSGSQANTAVYAACLKPGDTVLGFDLSHGGHLTHGSPVNFSGKLYNPVFYGVDKATGRIDYDHLAQQAKEHKPKLIIAGASAYSRDIDFKKFREVADSVGAILMADISHPAGLIAKGILNDPIPHCHIVTTTTHKTLRGPRGGMIMIGTDFDNPFGETLKNGKPKKMSTLINSSVFPGNQGGPLEHVIAAKAVAFGEALTDEFLEYQLQVKANAAEMAKEFVAKGYDIISGGTDNHCMLIDLRNKDISGKDAEIALGKADITVNKNMVPFDDKSPFVTSGIRIGTAAITTRGLEEDDMKTVVNFIDEAIQNADNEEALHKIGERVAHMMSARRLFVM from the coding sequence ATGCAATTAGACAACCAAATTTTTGACCTTATTCAGGAAGAAAAAGAAAGACAGTTAAATGGATTAGAATTAATCGCTTCAGAAAACTTTGTAAGTGATGATGTTATGAGAGCCCAAGGTTCTATTTTAACCAATAAATATGCTGAAGGATATCCTGGTAAAAGATATTATGGAGGATGTGAAGTAGTTGATGTTATTGAGCAAATTGCTATAGACAGAGCTAAAGAATTATTTGGTGCAGAATATGTAAATGTACAACCTCACTCTGGTTCTCAGGCAAATACTGCGGTTTATGCTGCTTGTTTAAAACCTGGAGACACCGTTTTAGGATTTGACTTATCTCATGGAGGACATTTAACTCATGGATCTCCCGTAAATTTTTCTGGTAAATTATACAACCCAGTTTTTTATGGTGTAGATAAAGCTACCGGAAGAATAGATTATGATCATTTAGCGCAACAAGCTAAAGAACACAAACCTAAATTAATTATTGCAGGTGCTTCTGCGTATTCTAGAGATATTGATTTTAAGAAATTTAGAGAAGTTGCAGATAGTGTGGGTGCTATTTTAATGGCAGATATTTCTCACCCTGCAGGTTTAATTGCTAAAGGAATTTTAAATGACCCAATACCTCATTGTCATATTGTAACTACTACAACTCATAAAACATTACGTGGACCAAGAGGTGGTATGATTATGATTGGTACTGATTTTGACAATCCTTTTGGAGAAACGTTAAAAAATGGTAAACCTAAAAAAATGTCTACATTAATTAATTCTTCTGTTTTCCCTGGAAACCAAGGTGGACCTTTAGAGCACGTTATTGCTGCTAAAGCTGTTGCTTTTGGAGAAGCTTTAACAGATGAGTTTTTAGAATATCAATTACAAGTAAAAGCTAATGCTGCGGAAATGGCAAAAGAATTTGTTGCTAAAGGATATGATATTATCTCTGGCGGAACAGACAACCACTGTATGTTAATTGATTTACGTAATAAAGATATTTCTGGGAAAGATGCAGAAATTGCACTTGGTAAAGCAGATATTACGGTAAACAAAAACATGGTTCCTTTTGATGATAAAAGCCCGTTTGTAACTTCAGGAATCCGTATTGGAACTGCTGCAATTACTACGCGTGGTTTAGAAGAAGATGATATGAAAACGGTTGTAAACTTTATTGATGAAGCAATACAAAATGCTGATAATGAAGAAGCTTTACATAAAATTGGTGAGCGTGTTGCTCATATGATGAGTGCAAGAAGATTATTTGTTATGTAA
- a CDS encoding CsbD family protein: MNSDTAKGNWKQIKGEFKEKFGSITNDKTTEAEGTFNKLVGEIQEKYGETREAIEKEVKSW; this comes from the coding sequence ATGAACTCGGATACAGCAAAAGGAAATTGGAAACAAATAAAGGGAGAATTTAAAGAAAAATTTGGTAGTATTACCAATGATAAAACTACAGAAGCAGAAGGTACTTTTAATAAACTAGTAGGAGAAATTCAAGAAAAATATGGTGAAACTCGCGAAGCCATAGAAAAAGAAGTAAAAAGTTGGTAA
- the rmuC gene encoding DNA recombination protein RmuC: MNQLIIYALIALIFSVIGFFIGKLLTKLNFEKQKGNIEKEKSNLEFEISKLHESVKNAETKIEDLQSELRFIQKEKENLISDKTRLETEFKNVTEKLENNKNEVEKLQEKFTNNFEVLANKILEEKSTKFTQQNKESLKIILNPLQEKIKVFEDKVDKTHKESIDYHAALRQQILGLKEMNLQMSKETINLTKALKGDNKTQGNWGELVLERVLEKSGLEKDREYYVQQSFTNDDGKRILPDVVIHLPDNKKMIVDSKVSLTAYEQFVNEDDEVLKAQFLKEHVASLRRHVEQLSAKKYEDIYKIESPDFVLLFIPIEPAFAVAINTDNHLYNKAFEKNIVIVTPSTLLATLRTIDSMWNNEKQQRNALEIARQAGALYDKFNGLLSDLIGIGKRIDDSKNEYSNAMNKLFEGRGNLITSVEKLKKMGAKAKKTIPENIITRANEVD; the protein is encoded by the coding sequence ATGAACCAATTAATAATTTACGCTTTAATTGCACTAATATTTAGTGTGATAGGTTTTTTTATAGGAAAACTTTTAACCAAATTAAATTTTGAAAAACAGAAAGGAAATATTGAAAAAGAAAAATCGAATCTAGAATTTGAAATTTCTAAACTACATGAATCAGTTAAAAATGCTGAAACTAAAATAGAAGATTTACAAAGCGAATTACGATTTATTCAAAAAGAAAAAGAAAATCTAATTTCTGATAAAACGCGTTTAGAAACCGAGTTTAAAAACGTTACAGAAAAGTTAGAAAACAATAAAAATGAAGTCGAAAAATTACAGGAAAAATTCACCAATAATTTTGAGGTTTTAGCGAATAAAATATTAGAAGAAAAATCGACCAAATTTACCCAACAAAACAAAGAAAGTTTAAAAATAATTTTAAATCCATTACAAGAAAAAATTAAAGTTTTTGAAGATAAAGTAGATAAAACTCACAAAGAAAGTATCGATTATCATGCCGCTTTACGTCAGCAAATTTTAGGTTTAAAAGAGATGAATTTGCAAATGAGTAAGGAAACCATCAACCTAACAAAAGCCTTAAAAGGTGATAATAAAACGCAAGGAAATTGGGGTGAATTAGTTTTGGAACGAGTTTTAGAAAAATCTGGTTTAGAGAAAGATAGAGAGTATTATGTGCAGCAAAGCTTTACTAATGATGATGGCAAGAGAATACTACCCGATGTTGTTATCCATTTGCCAGATAATAAGAAAATGATTGTAGATTCTAAAGTTTCATTAACCGCATATGAGCAATTTGTAAATGAAGATGATGAAGTCTTAAAAGCACAATTTTTAAAAGAACATGTAGCATCGCTTAGAAGACATGTAGAACAATTAAGTGCTAAAAAATACGAAGATATTTATAAAATTGAATCACCCGATTTTGTCCTACTTTTTATACCAATAGAACCCGCTTTTGCAGTGGCAATTAATACAGATAATCACTTATACAATAAAGCATTTGAAAAGAATATTGTTATTGTAACTCCTTCTACCCTTTTGGCTACTTTAAGAACCATAGATTCTATGTGGAATAATGAAAAGCAACAAAGAAATGCCTTAGAAATAGCAAGACAAGCAGGTGCTTTATATGACAAATTTAACGGCTTATTAAGTGATTTAATAGGTATTGGAAAACGAATTGACGATAGTAAAAATGAGTACTCTAACGCTATGAACAAACTTTTTGAAGGAAGAGGGAATTTAATTACTTCTGTAGAAAAGTTAAAGAAAATGGGTGCAAAAGCTAAAAAAACCATTCCAGAAAATATAATAACACGTGCTAATGAGGTAGATTAA
- a CDS encoding 1-acyl-sn-glycerol-3-phosphate acyltransferase produces the protein MKAIAKFILFTLLGWRLENDFPQQPKKYVVIAAPHTSWLDFPIAILSRMASGTMIHFIGKASLFKGIFGSFFRVLGGTPVDRTKSNNMVDAVIDIFNKKEEFRLGISPEGTRKKVDKWKTGFYYIAKGAKVPVVMATLDFKNKKIKISEPYYTTESKEADFEVFHSFFKGVKGKNPELF, from the coding sequence ATGAAAGCAATTGCAAAATTTATATTATTTACACTTTTAGGTTGGAGATTAGAAAACGATTTTCCTCAACAACCTAAAAAATACGTAGTTATTGCTGCTCCTCATACCAGTTGGCTAGATTTTCCTATTGCCATATTGTCTAGAATGGCTTCTGGTACCATGATTCATTTTATTGGAAAAGCATCCCTTTTTAAAGGGATTTTTGGTTCTTTCTTTCGGGTTTTAGGAGGTACGCCTGTAGATAGAACAAAAAGCAATAATATGGTAGATGCCGTTATTGACATTTTTAATAAAAAAGAAGAGTTTAGATTGGGAATTTCTCCTGAAGGAACTAGAAAGAAAGTTGACAAATGGAAAACGGGTTTCTATTATATAGCAAAAGGAGCTAAGGTTCCCGTTGTTATGGCAACCTTAGACTTTAAAAATAAAAAAATAAAAATTTCTGAACCTTATTACACAACAGAGAGTAAAGAAGCTGATTTTGAGGTATTTCACTCTTTTTTTAAAGGTGTAAAAGGGAAAAATCCTGAATTATTTTAA
- the pepT gene encoding peptidase T — protein MIEKKHITDRFIKYVTIDTESDPNNPAFPSTEKQWDLAHVLVEELKQIGMKDVDLDDNCYIMATLPSNLDYEVPTIGFVAHIDTSPDFTGKNVKPQIVENYQGNVIVLNEEKNIVLSPDYFDDLLQYKGQTLITTDGTTLLGADDKAGITEIVTAMEYLIQHPEIKHGKIRICFTPDEEVGKGAHLFDVAKFGAEWAYTMDGSQIGELEYENFNAAGAKVTITGKIVHPGYAKGKMINSILIANEYMAALPANEVPEKTAGYEGFFHLHDINGNVEETVLEYIVRDHDLDLFEKRKNLMQKIALDFNEKYNQELVKVSIKDQYFNMKEKITPVMHIVDIAEEVMKDLEITPLIKAIRGGTDGSQLSYKGLPCPNIFAGGHNFHGRYEYVPVESMVKATEVIIGIAEKVSKKFV, from the coding sequence ATGATTGAAAAAAAACATATTACAGACAGATTTATAAAATACGTTACCATAGATACAGAATCAGACCCAAATAATCCTGCTTTTCCGAGTACCGAAAAACAATGGGATTTAGCACATGTTTTAGTGGAGGAATTGAAACAAATTGGTATGAAAGATGTAGATTTAGATGACAATTGCTACATCATGGCAACGTTGCCAAGTAATTTAGATTACGAAGTACCAACCATTGGTTTTGTTGCACATATAGATACAAGTCCAGATTTTACAGGAAAAAATGTAAAACCTCAAATTGTAGAAAACTATCAAGGAAATGTAATTGTTTTAAATGAAGAAAAAAACATTGTTTTATCTCCAGATTACTTTGATGATTTATTACAATACAAAGGGCAAACACTAATTACTACAGATGGTACTACTCTTTTAGGGGCCGATGACAAAGCAGGTATTACAGAAATTGTAACTGCTATGGAATACCTAATTCAGCATCCAGAAATTAAACACGGTAAAATTAGAATTTGCTTTACACCAGATGAAGAAGTTGGTAAAGGAGCTCATTTATTTGATGTTGCTAAATTTGGTGCAGAATGGGCTTATACTATGGATGGAAGTCAGATTGGTGAGCTAGAATATGAAAACTTTAATGCAGCAGGAGCAAAAGTGACGATTACAGGAAAAATTGTACATCCAGGTTATGCAAAAGGAAAAATGATCAATTCTATTTTAATTGCAAATGAATATATGGCTGCACTTCCTGCAAATGAAGTTCCTGAAAAAACAGCTGGTTATGAAGGTTTCTTTCATTTACATGATATTAACGGTAATGTAGAAGAAACTGTTTTAGAGTACATTGTTAGAGATCATGATTTAGATTTATTTGAAAAAAGAAAAAATTTAATGCAAAAAATTGCCCTAGATTTTAATGAAAAATACAATCAAGAACTTGTTAAAGTAAGTATTAAAGACCAATACTTTAATATGAAAGAAAAAATAACGCCTGTAATGCATATTGTAGATATTGCAGAAGAAGTTATGAAAGATTTAGAAATTACACCTTTAATTAAAGCAATAAGAGGTGGTACAGATGGTTCTCAATTATCTTATAAAGGTTTGCCTTGTCCTAATATTTTTGCTGGCGGACATAATTTTCATGGTAGATATGAGTATGTACCTGTAGAATCTATGGTAAAAGCAACCGAAGTAATTATTGGTATTGCAGAAAAAGTTTCTAAAAAGTTTGTATAA
- a CDS encoding COG3014 family protein, giving the protein MKKASLKIAYCISFFIVFLFFSSCASYNTKSQKFQAALQQGNIEKALNDIDKNSFLKKNRNSLLYFLEKGKIAYLNENYELSNTFLNKADFFIEENKRAVGNAVLGVLLNPEKETYTGEDFEKIAIHYYKALNYIFLQKPDDALVEAKRINLQLQQLNDKYPEGKKNRYSSDAFALNLQGFLYEASGDVNNAFISYRNAADLYLANKGSFMGTPLPEQLKKDVLRTAASLGFINELHRYENIFGITHQINKTTTEGELILFWENGLVPFKEQNFFSFTVLPGKTDGIVSIYNKELDLKLPIPISNDYNKKQSFSDINIFNVAFPKYIARTPYFSGATILKDSTKIGSLQMVQNYEDIAFKTLKDRTLREIGKTAIRLGTKKLSESLLRDQNKDLGAVLGIFNAMSEHADTRNWQSLPNAIYYARIPLKKGENTISVLLKTTDGTTQEEKIKVQGGKGIQFKKIITLQSFSR; this is encoded by the coding sequence ATGAAAAAAGCATCTCTAAAAATTGCATACTGCATTTCTTTCTTTATCGTTTTCTTATTTTTTAGCAGTTGCGCTTCTTATAATACGAAGAGTCAAAAATTTCAAGCAGCGCTGCAACAAGGAAATATAGAAAAAGCGTTAAACGATATTGATAAAAATTCTTTCTTAAAAAAGAATAGAAATTCGCTGCTCTACTTTTTAGAAAAAGGAAAAATTGCTTACTTAAATGAGAACTACGAATTAAGTAATACCTTTTTAAATAAGGCCGATTTTTTTATAGAAGAAAACAAAAGAGCCGTTGGTAATGCTGTTTTAGGAGTCCTTTTAAATCCCGAGAAAGAAACGTATACAGGTGAAGATTTTGAAAAAATTGCGATTCATTATTACAAAGCATTAAATTATATTTTTCTACAAAAACCAGATGATGCTCTGGTAGAAGCAAAAAGAATTAATCTTCAGTTACAACAGCTTAATGACAAATATCCTGAAGGGAAAAAAAACAGATATAGTTCGGATGCTTTTGCGTTAAACTTACAAGGTTTTTTATACGAGGCTTCTGGTGATGTAAATAATGCCTTTATTTCGTATCGAAATGCGGCAGATTTATATTTGGCTAATAAAGGATCTTTTATGGGAACTCCCCTACCCGAACAGCTTAAAAAAGATGTGTTACGTACTGCTGCTTCTTTGGGGTTTATAAATGAATTACACAGATATGAAAACATATTTGGTATTACTCACCAAATAAATAAAACAACTACAGAAGGCGAATTAATTCTTTTTTGGGAAAACGGTTTGGTGCCATTTAAAGAACAAAATTTCTTTAGTTTTACGGTTTTGCCAGGTAAAACAGATGGTATTGTTTCTATTTATAATAAAGAGTTAGATTTAAAATTACCAATTCCGATTAGTAACGATTATAATAAAAAACAGTCGTTTTCTGATATCAATATTTTTAATGTTGCTTTTCCTAAATACATTGCAAGAACTCCTTATTTTTCTGGAGCAACTATTTTAAAAGATAGTACTAAAATTGGTAGCTTACAAATGGTACAAAATTATGAAGACATTGCTTTTAAAACTTTAAAGGATAGAACTTTAAGAGAAATTGGTAAAACTGCTATTCGATTAGGAACTAAAAAATTATCAGAATCACTTTTAAGAGATCAGAATAAAGATTTAGGTGCTGTATTAGGTATTTTTAATGCCATGTCAGAACATGCAGATACACGTAATTGGCAGAGTTTACCCAATGCAATTTATTATGCCAGAATTCCATTAAAAAAAGGAGAAAACACCATTTCTGTTCTTTTAAAAACTACGGATGGAACTACCCAAGAAGAAAAAATTAAGGTTCAAGGAGGAAAAGGGATCCAATTTAAAAAAATCATCACGCTCCAGTCTTTCAGTCGTTAA
- a CDS encoding penicillin-binding protein activator LpoB: MRKQFVIIGLIISALTLGSCARKVIRVDTDTQIDVSGRWNDTDSRLAAEELTAEILNGDWLTDYMQANGGKKPVLIVGLVRNKSHEHIEAETFTKDIEKAFIKRQVARIVSGGEMREELRAERADQQDNSSLSTMKKFGLETGADFMLQGNINSIVDAHKRQKVTYYQIDLELTNIQTNEKVWIGDKKIKKFIKN; this comes from the coding sequence ATGAGAAAACAATTTGTTATTATAGGTTTAATTATAAGTGCATTAACCTTAGGTTCTTGTGCTAGAAAAGTAATTCGTGTAGATACTGATACACAAATAGATGTAAGTGGTAGATGGAATGATACCGATTCTAGATTGGCTGCAGAAGAGTTAACCGCAGAAATATTAAACGGCGATTGGCTAACCGATTATATGCAAGCAAATGGTGGTAAAAAACCAGTTTTAATTGTTGGTTTGGTTAGAAATAAATCTCATGAGCATATAGAGGCAGAAACGTTTACAAAAGACATAGAAAAAGCGTTTATAAAAAGACAAGTAGCTAGAATAGTTTCTGGTGGAGAAATGAGGGAAGAATTAAGAGCAGAACGTGCAGATCAACAAGACAATTCGTCTCTTTCTACCATGAAAAAATTTGGTTTAGAAACAGGTGCCGATTTTATGTTACAAGGTAATATCAACTCAATTGTAGATGCTCATAAAAGACAAAAAGTTACCTATTATCAAATAGATTTAGAGCTTACCAATATTCAAACAAACGAAAAAGTTTGGATTGGCGATAAGAAAATTAAAAAGTTTATTAAAAACTAA